The following are from one region of the Andrena cerasifolii isolate SP2316 chromosome 1, iyAndCera1_principal, whole genome shotgun sequence genome:
- the LOC143376558 gene encoding dynein regulatory complex subunit 3 — MNPENVPTILQEFVQPRVINQEMLINLIIDQGPKGEAGKLFFEDGIELDKMKEIRIEFLNIFKIDYLWVMPNLVRLKLCNNIIEVIENLDILVHLKELDLSFNRIKIMENLNNLTKLEILLLYNNQIHTVEGIDNLHELTIFSIGNNALVDWDHVLYLRKFKKLSSLNASGNPCCEEAGYLDYVFAFIPQLIYYRYKMITDKERKNALEKHYRALHTLKETEAKEKEESDKRQKYEENLAFHTNAYVEHFDDDYLFCQMFEDDKEGIELSLINEETITAYEEYKENFCALCREICDIGLKEHDKRMNEIHLYTTAVAAGKEISQNQGRLIVNETLQQKAVTITNIKHLLKKLVGDVDSGTLEEVTRKAQEISEEFTDMITEAWTKLMSIEVELHEQMEDVNEIFRFSIGDMVDSFVTTARGYFSQLRNCEAEYNDVINGLILYYLSGFGDDTKMPSHLVDLCGDKDILNHNLSNSHEKHLQVIDVREDHMVNRLRTWLEDYVEQKAKDENDRNNQRILEISHFADCQQTEFHSHQLLKQLNINVDDTEVIDALDD; from the exons atgaatccCGAAAATGTTCCTACTATACTGCAAGAATTTGTGCAACCTCGCGTGATAAATCAAGAGATGCTTATAAATCTGATAATCGACCAAGGCCCAAAGGGAGAAGCGGGTAAACTCTTCTTCGAAGATGGAATTGAATTGgacaaaatgaaagaaattcgaATTGAATTTCTTA atatttttaaaattgattacCTCTGGGTGATGCCAAATCTTGTGAGATTAAAATTGTGTAACAATATAATCGAGGTAATAGAAAATCTGGATATCCTCGTCCATCTAAAAGAATTGGATCTTTCGTTCAATCGTATTAAGATAATGGAGAATTTGAATAATCTGACAAAATTGGAAATACTGCTTTTATACAATAACCAAATTCATACAGTAGAAGGCATAGATAATCTGCACGAGCTTACAATTTTTAGCATTGGTAATAATGCCCTGGTAGATTGGGACCAT GTACTATATTTAAGGAAATTCAAGAAGTTATCTAGCTTAAATGCGAGTGGAAATCCATGTTGCGAAGAAGCTGGATACTTGGATTATGTATTTGCATTTATTCctcaattaatttattatagatataaaatgATAACCGACAAGGAACGCAAAAATGCCTTAGAAAAGCATTA CCGTGCTTTACACACTTTGAAAGAAACAGAAGCTAAAGAAAAAGAGGAATCGGATAAGCGGCAGAAATATGAGGAGAATCTAGCTTTTCATACTAATGCATATGTAGAGCATTTTGACGACGATTACCTTTTCTGTCAAATGTTTGAGGACGATAAAG AGGGTATAGAATTATCTCTAATAAACGAGGAAACAATAACTGCTTATGAGGAATACAAGGAaaatttttgtgcattatgtCGAGAGATTTGTGACATAGGCTTGAAAGAACATGATAAACGAATGAATGAGATACATCTCTACACAACGGCTGTAGCTGCGGGTaaagaaatttcacaaaatcAAGGCAGATT GATTGTAAACGAGACGCTACAACAGAAAGCTGTTACTATAACAAATATTAAACACTTGTTAAAGAAATTAGTTGGCGATGTAGACAGTGGTACGCTCGAAGAGGTGACTCGGAAAGCGCAGGAGATTTCTGAAGAATTCACTGATATGATAACTGAGGCATGGACGAAATTAATGTCTATTGAAGTCGAGCTACACGAGCAGATGGAA GATGTAAACGAAATATTCAGATTTAGCATCGGCGATATGGTGGATTCTTTTGTAACAACTGCGCGAGGATATTTCTCACAATTACGAAATTGCGAGGCAGAATATAATGATGTTATCAATGGATTAATTCTATACTATCTCAGTGGCTTTGGAGACGACACAAAAATGCCAAGTCATTTGGTAGATTTGTGTGGAGATAAAGATATTTTAAATCACAATCTCTCTAACTCTCATGAGAAACATTTACAA GTAATAGATGTTCGAGAAGATCACATGGTAAATCGATTAAGAACTTGGCTTGAAGATTACGTGGAGCAAAAAGCAAA AGACgaaaatgatagaaataatCAACGAATACTAGAAATATCACACTTTGCGGATTGCCAACAAACTGAATTTCATTCGCATcaattattaaaacaattaaatataaatgttgaTGATACGGAAGTGATCGACGCTCTTGATGATTAA